The proteins below come from a single Ovis canadensis isolate MfBH-ARS-UI-01 breed Bighorn chromosome 23, ARS-UI_OviCan_v2, whole genome shotgun sequence genomic window:
- the DYNAP gene encoding dynactin-associated protein has translation MDNLAFEMNEDAERKVVSEGKMNTFSRMEKTRQWSLMSIFLVCLLACTITTVIGVLIVSLVYVNNPQPHSEPGAQSLQTAIPVVPKAVDPKFQFLYHLPKSKVFEYPGGTIQWARYRNNANDYLSIEEEAFGSSLNSQRSQISLGTLRIKSSGLRAPHWHFNANEHGYLVQGTAWVGVVDDGAVVTTYNVTAGQVIFFPKNTVHWIKNVGSEDCFFLLFFSTHEELQTLDVDDVFFSTPEDIASRSLKPEGGINFIRTFHKQKEDQGVNLPPNLAELVVNANYSQSPDNFVWRYFYDLKGSKEHRFPGGIIQLAQYWKNSSELSHNEKIFSEFLNQHQKALSLSTLRIYNNGLRQPHFHFNANEMGYVISGCAKVGIINAQSSTEFDIHIGDVIFFPTGTQHYIKSTCDEDLLLILAFSTGDQLQTLDMDDYLQATADHILAQLFFKKQSEFEKIPQFKEDQAVNLP, from the exons ATGGACAatttagcatttgaaatgaatGAAGATGCAGAGCGAAAGGTTGTGTCTGAGGGGAAGATGAACACCTTCTCCAGAATG GAAAAGACAAGGCAGTGGTCACTGATGAGCATTTTCCTGGTGTGTCTTTTGGCTTGCACCATTACCACGGTGATCGGAGTCCTGATTGTCTCCTTGGTTTATGTCAACAACCCTCAGCCTCATTCAGAACCTGGAGCCCAGTCTCTGCAAACAGCAATTCCCGTGGTGCCAAAGGCTGTTGATCcaaaatttcagtttctttatcattTACCTAAATCCaag GTGTTTGAGTACCCTGGTGGCACAATCCAATGGGCCCGGTACAGGAACAATGCCAACGACTACCTCAGCATTGAAGAGGAGGCCTTTGGCAGCAGCTTGAATAGCCAGAGATCACAGATAAGCCTGGGGACCCTGAGAATAAAAAGCAGTGGCCTCCGAGCCCCTCACTGGCACTTCAATGCCAACGAACATGGCTATCTTGTACAG GGGACGGCATGGGTTGGGGTGGTTGACGATGGTGCTGTCGTTACCACGTACAATGTTACAGCTGGCCAAGTGATCTTCTTCCCAAAAAACACAGTGCACTGGATAAAGAATGTGGGGAGTGAAGACTGCttttttttgctcttcttttctacACATGAGGAACTTCAGACCCTGGATGTTGATGATGTATTTTTTTCTACACCTGAGGATATTGCTTCCCGGTCACTTAAG CCTGAAGGTGGAATTAATTTCATTAGAACATTCCATAAGCAAAAGGAGGATCAGGGAGTCAATCTTCCTCCCAACTTGGCAGAACTTGTTGTCAATGCTAATTACTCACAGTCTCCAGATAACTTTGTGTGGAGGTACTTTTATGACTTGAAAG GCTCAAAAGAACATCGATTTCCTGGAGGAATAATACAGTTGGCACAATATTGGAAAAATAGTAGTGAACTGAGCCACAATGAAAAAATTTTTAGTGAATTCCTGAATCAG catCAAAAAGCCCTCAGTCTGAGTACACTCAGGATTTACAACAATGGATTACGACAGCCACACTTTCATTTTAATGCAAATGAAATGGGATACGTAATAAGTGGATGTGCAAAG GTGGGCATTATCAATGCTCAGAGTTCCACAGAGTTTGACATTCACATTGGAGATGTGATATTTTTCCCTACTGGAACCCAGCATTACATTAAGAGCACATGCGATGAAGATTTGCTTCTCATTCTTGCCTTCAGCACTGGAGACCAG TTGCAAACCCTTGACATGGATGATTATCTCCAGGCCACTGCAGACCACATCCTGGCTCAGCTTTTCTTCAAGAAGCAAAGTgagtttgagaagatcccccagtTCAAGGAAGACCAGGCAGTCAACCTGCCTTAG